From one Gracilibacillus salinarum genomic stretch:
- a CDS encoding ABC transporter ATP-binding protein, with the protein MLKEKLVEVRDLKKHFKLDRKHTLKAVDGITFDIYRGETFGLVGESGCGKSTAGRTIMRMYDATDGEVDYAGENIHQHYSKPELMRFNKSIQMIFQDPYASLNPRMTVKDIIAEGVDIHGLIKTRAERMERVYQLLELVGLNKDHASRFPHEFSGGQRQRIGIARALAVNPEFIVADEPISALDVSIQAQIVNLLKKLQREQGLTYLFIAHDLSMVKHISDRVGVMYLGKMVEIAGSDAMYREPLHPYTQALISAIPVPNPSRERTRERIILEGDVPSPVDPPAAAASGHAARWQWKSVRKWCQSGGSIRKIIGWPVIYMMSGIRKCSCNGSGLFWGVRFLFAKR; encoded by the coding sequence ATGCTTAAAGAAAAACTGGTTGAGGTAAGAGATTTAAAGAAACACTTTAAGTTAGATCGAAAACATACGTTGAAGGCCGTCGATGGCATTACGTTTGATATCTATCGTGGGGAAACATTCGGGTTGGTTGGTGAATCCGGCTGCGGCAAGTCAACGGCTGGAAGAACGATCATGCGCATGTATGATGCAACAGATGGCGAAGTTGATTATGCTGGTGAAAATATCCATCAACATTACTCCAAGCCAGAGCTGATGCGGTTTAACAAGTCAATCCAGATGATTTTTCAAGATCCGTACGCCTCGCTAAATCCGCGAATGACGGTGAAGGATATCATTGCGGAAGGAGTTGACATCCATGGCTTGATCAAAACACGAGCAGAACGAATGGAGCGTGTCTATCAATTGTTGGAGCTGGTCGGTTTAAACAAGGACCATGCTTCACGATTTCCTCATGAATTCAGTGGTGGCCAGCGCCAGCGGATCGGAATTGCCCGTGCATTGGCCGTGAATCCCGAATTCATCGTGGCGGATGAACCGATCTCAGCCCTCGATGTATCGATTCAGGCACAGATCGTCAACCTTTTGAAAAAATTACAGCGGGAACAAGGGTTAACTTACCTTTTTATCGCACATGATCTGTCGATGGTGAAGCATATAAGTGACAGGGTTGGCGTGATGTATTTGGGTAAAATGGTTGAAATTGCAGGGAGTGATGCCATGTATCGTGAACCGTTACATCCCTATACACAGGCATTGATCAGTGCCATTCCAGTTCCGAATCCTTCGCGAGAACGAACGAGGGAGCGAATCATTCTTGAAGGCGATGTCCCAAGCCCGGTAGATCCCCCAGCGGCTGCAGCTTCCGGACACGCTGCCCGCTGGCAATGGAAGTCTGTGCGGAAGTGGTGCCAGAGTGGCGGGAGCATAAGGAAGATCATTGGGTGGCCTGTCATTTATATGATGAGCGGTATCAGGAAGTGTAGTTGTAATGGGAGCGGACTCTTTTGGGGAGTTCGCTTTTTGTTTGCAAAAAGATGA
- a CDS encoding ABC transporter ATP-binding protein: MSKLLEVKDLTISFDSYGKEVQAVRGVSFDLDEKETLAIVGESGSGKSVTAQSVMRLIEMPPGKFVDGSIVFNGEDLVQKSEKQMENIRGREIGMIFQDPMTSLNPTMTIGKQIAEGLRKHRNMSKKEAHHKGIELLRLVGIPTAEVRINQYPHQYSGGMRQRAMIAVALACNPKLLIADEPTTALDVTIQAQILDLMRGLQEETGTAIMMITHDLGVVANMASRVAVMYGGKIVETGTVDELFENPKHPYTWGLLGSMPKLDSEEEELQVIAGSPPDLADPPPGCPFAPRCPYAMKACQKQMPAYTELSATQQTACWLLDERAPRVEMPIEGGERINA, from the coding sequence ATGAGTAAATTATTAGAAGTGAAAGATTTAACGATCTCATTTGATAGCTATGGTAAAGAAGTGCAAGCGGTAAGAGGGGTAAGCTTTGATCTTGATGAAAAAGAGACACTGGCGATTGTCGGTGAATCTGGTTCTGGAAAAAGTGTAACGGCACAGTCGGTGATGCGGTTAATTGAGATGCCCCCGGGTAAATTCGTTGATGGTTCGATTGTTTTTAATGGGGAGGATTTGGTACAGAAGTCGGAAAAACAGATGGAGAACATCCGCGGAAGGGAAATCGGAATGATTTTTCAAGATCCGATGACATCGTTGAATCCGACGATGACGATTGGTAAACAAATTGCAGAAGGATTAAGGAAACATCGCAACATGTCTAAAAAGGAAGCACACCATAAAGGAATTGAATTGTTGCGCTTAGTGGGGATTCCGACGGCAGAAGTGCGAATTAATCAATATCCTCATCAATATTCAGGCGGAATGCGCCAGCGGGCAATGATTGCTGTAGCGTTAGCCTGTAATCCAAAGTTATTGATAGCGGACGAGCCGACGACTGCATTGGATGTAACGATCCAAGCACAAATTCTTGATCTAATGCGTGGCCTGCAGGAAGAAACAGGTACGGCGATCATGATGATTACACATGATTTAGGTGTGGTGGCTAATATGGCGAGCCGGGTTGCGGTGATGTATGGTGGTAAGATCGTTGAAACAGGTACCGTTGATGAACTTTTTGAAAATCCGAAACATCCGTACACGTGGGGACTGCTGGGATCGATGCCGAAGCTCGATAGTGAAGAGGAGGAATTGCAGGTGATAGCAGGATCGCCGCCGGATTTGGCTGATCCACCACCAGGGTGCCCATTCGCCCCTCGCTGTCCGTATGCGATGAAGGCTTGTCAGAAACAGATGCCTGCCTATACGGAATTGTCTGCAACACAGCAAACGGCGTGCTGGTTATTGGATGAGCGAGCGCCAAGAGTAGAGATGCCGATCGAGGGAGGCGAACGAATTAATGCTTAA
- a CDS encoding ABC transporter permease, whose protein sequence is MAQPQLTQEDFEPITIKPSESEKVSGKSTSYWKDAFRRFRKNKLAIAGIVVIVFLAIMAGIGGPISGQNYFQNDLMNANKAPSSEHWFGTDNLGRDVFARTWYGAQISLFIGLMAALIDIVIGVIWGAIAGYFGGKVDEIMMRIADILYGLPYLLVVILLLVVLPQKLFTLIIAMTITGWINMARIVRGQVMQLKSQEFIMASKSLGASNSRLLTKHLIPNTIGQILVTLTLTIPTAIFTESFLSFIGIGVQAPLASWGTMANDGLPALQYYPYQLFFPALFICITMLAFNVIGDGMRDALDPKERR, encoded by the coding sequence ATGGCACAACCACAACTAACGCAGGAAGATTTCGAACCGATTACGATCAAGCCTTCTGAGTCAGAAAAGGTGTCCGGTAAAAGTACATCTTATTGGAAAGATGCCTTCAGGAGGTTCCGTAAAAATAAATTGGCGATCGCAGGAATAGTGGTGATCGTATTTCTTGCGATCATGGCTGGAATTGGTGGTCCAATATCGGGACAGAATTACTTTCAAAATGACTTGATGAATGCCAATAAAGCCCCTTCTTCTGAGCATTGGTTCGGTACCGATAATCTTGGCCGTGATGTTTTCGCACGAACCTGGTACGGAGCACAGATTTCCTTGTTTATCGGTTTAATGGCAGCATTAATCGATATCGTAATTGGTGTGATATGGGGCGCCATTGCCGGTTATTTTGGCGGAAAAGTAGACGAAATCATGATGCGGATTGCGGACATTTTATATGGATTGCCTTATTTACTTGTCGTCATTTTATTACTCGTGGTTTTACCGCAAAAGCTCTTTACACTCATTATTGCGATGACGATAACGGGCTGGATTAATATGGCCCGGATTGTGCGTGGTCAGGTGATGCAGCTGAAATCACAGGAATTTATAATGGCGTCAAAATCATTGGGAGCAAGTAATAGTCGATTGCTAACCAAGCATCTTATTCCGAATACAATCGGTCAGATTCTTGTAACATTAACGTTGACGATTCCGACAGCGATTTTTACGGAATCGTTTCTAAGTTTTATCGGTATCGGGGTGCAGGCTCCGCTCGCAAGCTGGGGGACGATGGCCAATGATGGGTTGCCCGCCTTGCAATATTATCCGTATCAGCTTTTCTTCCCGGCGCTGTTCATTTGTATTACGATGCTAGCCTTCAACGTAATTGGTGACGGAATGAGAGATGCATTGGATCCGAAAGAGCGCAGATAA
- a CDS encoding ABC transporter permease, whose amino-acid sequence MITYIVKRLGYIILSLYFIITITFFLMHAAPGGPFASERALTPAIEEQMNEAYGLNDPILVQYVDYLVNAFTFDFGPSFKYVGQEVNDIIIRGLPYSLVLGLESMFIALAAGVLLGVIAAVKHNKFGDYTAMIIAVLGISVPSFIMAAGLQYIFAIQMQVLPIARFTSFAHTILPAIALASTPLAFIARLMRSSMLDVLSMDYIKTAKAKGIGQRVVTYRHGLRNAILPVISYIGPLIASILTGSFVIEKIFGIPGLGNEFVVSVTNRDYTVIMGTTVFYSVLLLVSILIVDLIYGFVDPRIKLGAKGGNG is encoded by the coding sequence TTGATAACGTATATAGTAAAACGATTGGGATATATCATTCTATCTTTGTATTTCATTATTACGATTACCTTTTTTCTTATGCATGCGGCACCTGGCGGACCATTTGCTTCAGAACGTGCATTGACACCTGCCATCGAGGAGCAGATGAATGAGGCGTATGGGTTAAATGATCCGATTCTGGTGCAATATGTCGATTACCTGGTTAATGCTTTTACCTTTGATTTCGGTCCTTCATTTAAATATGTCGGCCAAGAGGTGAACGATATTATTATCAGAGGACTCCCTTATTCGCTTGTTTTAGGGTTGGAGTCCATGTTCATCGCCCTTGCCGCAGGTGTTTTGCTCGGCGTAATTGCAGCGGTGAAACATAATAAATTCGGTGATTATACCGCGATGATCATTGCGGTATTAGGAATATCGGTACCAAGCTTTATTATGGCAGCTGGTTTGCAGTATATTTTTGCGATTCAGATGCAAGTATTACCGATTGCCAGATTCACGTCGTTTGCCCATACGATTCTGCCTGCCATTGCACTTGCATCCACTCCGCTCGCATTTATTGCACGACTGATGCGTTCCAGTATGCTCGATGTATTAAGCATGGATTATATTAAGACGGCAAAAGCAAAAGGGATTGGCCAACGAGTAGTGACCTACCGACATGGGCTCCGCAATGCGATTCTTCCGGTAATTTCTTATATTGGTCCCTTGATTGCTTCGATATTAACGGGAAGTTTTGTCATTGAAAAAATATTCGGTATTCCTGGATTAGGTAACGAGTTCGTCGTCAGTGTAACCAATCGGGATTATACCGTGATTATGGGTACGACTGTATTCTACAGTGTGCTGTTACTCGTATCGATTTTAATAGTGGATCTGATTTACGGTTTCGTGGATCCACGAATTAAGTTAGGCGCTAAAGGAGGCAATGGCTAA
- a CDS encoding peptide ABC transporter substrate-binding protein, which translates to MAGKKWLFLLTCLLTLGVFLAACSGGEETSSDDGADTEAPAESEDTGEAEETDSAEGEEALAADQTFDINIKSEPPSLNPGTATDTTSAAVLDQVFEGLMRINQDGEPEEAMAESYEVSEDLMTYTFHIREDAVWSNGDPVTAENFEYAWKWVLNPDNADTDYAYQLYVIKGAQAAKEEGGSLDEVGVTAVDEKTLEVTLAQPTPYFLDLTAFYTYYPVNQNVVEGTDDWALDAGENYVTNGPFLLDSWAHQDQVVLKKNPDYWDAETVTLETINMYMIDDENTALEMYNGGELDWAGSPTDSLPLASIPALKEDGSLNIAPLAGLYYYAFNTEKEPFNNVNIRKAFALAINRAGIVENITQSEQQPAMALVPSSIWEESNEGYFADNDIETAKEYLETGLEEMGLEELPAVELSYNTSEAHAAIAQAIQDMWRENLGVEVTLRNEEWNVYLDSMGSGDFHVGRMGWLGDFNDAINFLEIFRAKGGNNYTNWEDAEYQDLLEQSRTATDEAERKVILRQAEAIFMEDMPIAPIYFYTSAWLNKDYVKGVEVSGLGGVQFKWGYLTEE; encoded by the coding sequence ATGGCGGGTAAGAAATGGCTGTTTTTGCTAACGTGTTTACTTACATTGGGGGTATTTTTGGCGGCTTGTTCCGGAGGTGAGGAGACGAGCTCGGATGATGGTGCAGATACAGAAGCACCGGCAGAATCAGAGGATACAGGTGAGGCGGAAGAAACAGACAGTGCGGAAGGTGAAGAAGCGCTGGCTGCTGATCAAACGTTTGATATTAATATAAAATCGGAACCACCTTCCTTGAATCCAGGTACTGCAACGGATACAACCTCTGCGGCAGTATTGGATCAGGTGTTTGAAGGGTTGATGCGTATTAATCAGGATGGTGAGCCGGAAGAAGCGATGGCGGAATCCTATGAAGTGTCAGAGGATTTAATGACATATACGTTCCACATTCGGGAAGATGCTGTCTGGTCTAATGGTGATCCGGTCACAGCCGAAAATTTTGAATATGCATGGAAATGGGTGTTGAATCCAGATAATGCTGATACCGATTATGCGTATCAATTGTATGTAATCAAAGGTGCACAGGCTGCCAAGGAAGAAGGCGGTTCTTTGGATGAGGTTGGTGTGACAGCTGTCGATGAGAAAACGTTAGAAGTTACTCTTGCGCAACCGACTCCGTATTTCTTAGATTTAACTGCGTTCTATACGTATTATCCTGTTAATCAGAATGTCGTGGAAGGCACGGATGACTGGGCGTTGGATGCTGGCGAAAATTATGTGACAAACGGTCCCTTTTTACTAGATTCGTGGGCACATCAGGATCAGGTAGTCTTGAAGAAAAATCCTGATTACTGGGATGCAGAAACAGTGACTTTAGAAACGATTAACATGTATATGATTGATGATGAAAATACAGCACTGGAAATGTATAACGGTGGTGAGCTCGATTGGGCAGGTTCTCCTACTGATTCACTTCCGTTAGCATCGATCCCGGCATTGAAAGAAGATGGTTCGTTAAATATCGCGCCATTAGCCGGCTTATATTATTATGCTTTTAATACAGAAAAAGAACCATTTAATAACGTTAATATTCGGAAAGCATTTGCCTTAGCGATCAACCGCGCGGGAATTGTGGAGAATATTACACAAAGTGAGCAGCAGCCGGCGATGGCACTCGTCCCTTCTTCGATTTGGGAAGAAAGTAATGAAGGTTATTTTGCCGACAATGATATCGAAACGGCCAAAGAATATCTAGAGACTGGTTTAGAAGAGATGGGGCTGGAAGAGTTACCCGCGGTTGAGCTATCTTATAACACAAGTGAAGCACACGCAGCTATTGCACAGGCGATTCAGGATATGTGGCGAGAAAATCTTGGCGTGGAAGTGACGCTTCGAAATGAAGAATGGAATGTCTATCTAGACAGTATGGGCAGCGGTGATTTCCATGTTGGCCGTATGGGCTGGTTAGGTGACTTTAATGATGCGATTAACTTTCTGGAAATCTTCCGTGCAAAAGGCGGCAACAACTATACGAACTGGGAAGATGCAGAATACCAGGATCTGTTAGAGCAGTCAAGAACAGCGACAGATGAAGCGGAGCGAAAAGTAATTTTACGTCAGGCAGAAGCAATCTTTATGGAAGACATGCCGATTGCGCCTATCTATTTCTACACAAGCGCTTGGTTAAACAAGGATTATGTAAAAGGTGTGGAAGTATCTGGATTAGGTGGCGTCCAGTTTAAGTGGGGTTATTTAACAGAAGAATAA
- the codB gene encoding cytosine permease: MDKEFSLQAVPASHRNGFWKMFVVMLGFTFFSASMLSGGELGLGLSMQQFIWMVLLGNLILGLYTGGLAYIAAKTGLSTHLLARYAFGEKGSYLVSFLLGGTQVGWFGVGLAMFAVPVNKATGIDMLTLIIISGIVMTFSAFFGMKALAILSFVAVPAIAILGSISVGIAIDDMGGLHDLFAYQPENSLGLAAALTICVGSFASGGTLTPDFARFAKTKKSAVITTLIAFFIGNSLMFLFGAVGSISTGLADISEVMFVQGLIIPAIIVLGLNIWTTNDNSLYASGLGFSNITKIKKSKLVIFNGLIGTILAMWLYNNFVGWLTILGAALPPIGAILLADFFLLRKGRYPSFEQMSFKAIHWSAIIAWGAGFASAQFIPGIPPLNGIIGSVVVYVGWTLILDKKLQAEPIAKQQREV; encoded by the coding sequence ATGGATAAAGAATTTTCATTACAAGCAGTACCAGCATCACATCGAAATGGTTTCTGGAAAATGTTCGTCGTTATGCTAGGATTCACCTTTTTCTCGGCAAGTATGTTGTCAGGTGGTGAATTAGGGCTTGGTCTATCAATGCAGCAATTTATTTGGATGGTCTTATTAGGAAATTTAATTCTTGGTTTATATACAGGTGGCCTTGCCTACATTGCTGCAAAAACAGGGCTGTCCACACACCTATTAGCACGTTATGCCTTCGGAGAAAAAGGCTCCTACCTTGTTTCCTTTTTATTAGGCGGAACACAGGTAGGGTGGTTCGGAGTTGGTCTTGCCATGTTTGCAGTTCCGGTCAACAAAGCGACTGGCATAGACATGCTAACTTTAATTATTATTTCAGGTATTGTTATGACATTCTCCGCATTCTTCGGAATGAAGGCACTGGCGATTTTAAGTTTTGTTGCTGTACCAGCGATCGCCATTTTGGGAAGTATTTCTGTAGGTATTGCTATCGATGACATGGGCGGTTTACATGATTTATTTGCTTATCAGCCAGAAAACAGTCTGGGATTAGCAGCAGCCTTAACTATTTGTGTCGGCTCTTTCGCAAGTGGTGGTACGTTAACACCTGACTTTGCCCGATTTGCCAAAACAAAAAAATCGGCCGTCATCACAACATTAATTGCTTTTTTTATTGGTAATTCACTCATGTTCTTATTTGGTGCAGTAGGGTCTATTTCGACCGGACTGGCTGATATTTCAGAAGTAATGTTTGTGCAAGGTTTAATTATTCCAGCAATCATTGTGTTAGGCTTGAATATCTGGACAACGAATGATAATTCTTTATACGCATCCGGCTTAGGTTTTTCTAACATTACGAAGATAAAAAAAAGCAAACTCGTCATCTTCAATGGTTTAATCGGAACAATATTAGCAATGTGGCTGTACAATAATTTCGTTGGCTGGTTAACGATACTCGGCGCTGCCTTACCACCAATCGGTGCGATATTATTAGCAGACTTCTTTCTATTACGAAAAGGACGCTATCCTTCATTTGAGCAAATGTCATTCAAAGCCATTCATTGGTCAGCTATCATCGCATGGGGAGCAGGATTTGCTTCAGCACAATTTATACCTGGCATTCCACCTCTGAATGGCATTATTGGATCAGTTGTGGTATATGTAGGATGGACGTTAATATTAGATAAAAAACTGCAAGCAGAACCAATTGCAAAACAACAAAGAGAGGTGTAA
- the codA gene encoding cytosine deaminase: MIIQNASLPNQEGLWNIHIENGKFTKIEPAKEVEEGLDINGKLVSAPFIEPHVHLDTTLTAGEPKWNESGTLFEGIATWAERKKSLTVEDVKTRATKALKWQIAQGIQHVRSHVDVCDPSLTAMKALLEVKEEMKEYVDLQLVAFPQEGYLSYPNGRELVEESLQMGADVVGGIPHFEFTREYGVESMKIAFDLAEKYDRLIDIHCDEIDDEQSRFVEVVAAEAYKRGLGSKVTASHTTAMHSYNSAYVSKLMKILSLSNINFIANPLVNIHLQGRFDDYPKRRGITRVKELTEAGINVSFGHDDIFDPWYPLGTGNMLQVLHMGIHATHLMGYRQIMDSFNFITENSAVTMDISERYGLEVGKPASFIILNATNVYDAIRKQAEVVASYRNGKQIMETQPKETAIWIGNHKENIDFER, encoded by the coding sequence TTGATTATTCAAAACGCATCCTTACCTAATCAGGAAGGATTATGGAATATTCATATCGAAAACGGGAAATTCACAAAAATCGAACCTGCAAAAGAAGTAGAAGAAGGACTCGACATTAATGGAAAATTAGTCAGCGCACCATTCATCGAACCACACGTACACTTGGATACCACTTTAACGGCTGGCGAACCAAAATGGAACGAAAGCGGAACATTGTTCGAAGGCATTGCCACTTGGGCAGAGCGTAAAAAATCACTGACAGTAGAAGATGTTAAAACACGTGCAACCAAAGCACTTAAGTGGCAAATCGCACAAGGTATCCAACACGTTCGTAGTCATGTGGATGTGTGTGACCCATCCTTAACGGCAATGAAAGCTTTACTTGAAGTTAAAGAAGAAATGAAAGAATACGTTGACCTCCAGCTCGTCGCTTTTCCACAAGAAGGCTACTTATCCTATCCGAATGGTCGTGAACTGGTAGAGGAGTCTCTACAAATGGGAGCAGATGTGGTGGGCGGGATCCCACACTTCGAATTCACTCGTGAGTACGGTGTAGAATCGATGAAAATAGCATTCGACTTGGCGGAGAAATATGACCGCTTAATCGATATTCACTGCGATGAAATCGATGACGAGCAATCACGTTTTGTCGAAGTAGTGGCAGCAGAGGCATATAAACGCGGACTCGGAAGTAAAGTTACCGCTAGTCATACCACTGCTATGCATTCGTATAACAGTGCTTATGTTTCGAAATTAATGAAAATCTTGAGCCTATCCAACATTAATTTTATTGCTAATCCCCTGGTAAACATTCATTTACAAGGACGTTTCGACGATTATCCGAAACGTAGAGGAATCACCAGAGTGAAAGAATTAACAGAAGCAGGCATCAATGTCAGCTTTGGTCACGATGATATTTTTGATCCGTGGTATCCACTAGGTACCGGCAACATGCTGCAAGTATTACACATGGGTATACATGCAACCCACTTGATGGGCTATCGCCAGATCATGGATTCTTTCAACTTTATAACGGAAAATAGCGCTGTTACAATGGATATTTCAGAAAGATATGGACTCGAAGTTGGAAAACCAGCTAGCTTTATTATTTTAAATGCAACCAATGTCTACGATGCTATCCGCAAACAAGCAGAAGTTGTAGCATCTTATCGTAACGGAAAACAAATCATGGAAACCCAACCAAAAGAAACAGCCATATGGATAGGTAACCATAAAGAAAATATAGATTTCGAGAGATAG
- a CDS encoding M20 family metallopeptidase: MLEQIIIEEIEKNIATYLDISHQIHANPELGNEEFFASELLRNRLSEQGFAVQSGIPEHETAFIARFASEKLGPKIGFLAEYDALKGLGHACGHNIIGTLSVAAAIALSKALDQIGGEVVVFGTPAEEGGPNGSAKGTFVRHGLVQEMDTCMMIHPYDKTAGTAPTLAVDPIDYEFFGRPAHAAAKPEDGINALDGVIQLYNGINALRQHVTDDVRIHGIILDGGDAANIVPEYARARFFVRASTRKACDEVTAKVNKIAEGAALATGAEVKYARIQNGVDDFNINSAFDAVFKERIVELGEDYHERSEGIGSSDAGNISQVVPTIHPFIKIAESGTSPHTIAFREAAVSEKGDQALITGAKALALTGLDLITKPELLAGIKEEFENKVHV; encoded by the coding sequence ATGTTGGAACAGATTATAATCGAAGAAATTGAAAAAAATATCGCGACGTATCTGGATATCAGTCATCAAATTCATGCCAATCCTGAACTTGGTAATGAGGAGTTCTTTGCATCAGAGTTATTGCGAAATCGCCTCAGTGAGCAAGGGTTTGCTGTACAGTCTGGCATTCCGGAGCATGAGACAGCATTTATTGCCCGATTCGCTTCGGAAAAACTAGGGCCGAAGATCGGTTTTTTGGCAGAGTATGATGCCTTGAAAGGTTTGGGACATGCTTGTGGTCACAACATTATCGGGACGTTGAGCGTTGCGGCTGCGATTGCATTAAGTAAAGCACTTGATCAAATTGGCGGGGAAGTCGTGGTATTCGGTACACCAGCAGAAGAAGGCGGACCAAATGGCAGTGCGAAGGGAACCTTTGTCAGACATGGACTCGTCCAGGAAATGGATACGTGCATGATGATTCATCCGTATGACAAAACGGCTGGTACAGCACCAACATTAGCGGTGGATCCGATCGATTATGAGTTCTTCGGCCGTCCTGCCCACGCAGCAGCGAAGCCGGAAGATGGTATCAATGCGTTAGACGGTGTGATTCAACTTTATAATGGCATTAATGCATTGCGCCAGCATGTTACCGATGATGTCCGCATTCATGGGATTATCCTCGACGGAGGCGATGCGGCCAATATCGTACCGGAATATGCAAGAGCGCGTTTCTTCGTTCGTGCGAGCACACGAAAAGCTTGCGACGAGGTGACGGCAAAGGTTAACAAGATCGCAGAAGGTGCGGCACTTGCAACCGGTGCTGAGGTAAAATACGCGCGCATCCAAAATGGTGTCGATGATTTTAACATCAATTCTGCTTTTGATGCTGTATTCAAGGAACGTATTGTGGAACTGGGCGAAGACTATCATGAAAGATCAGAAGGTATCGGATCCAGTGATGCAGGGAATATCAGTCAGGTCGTACCAACGATTCATCCTTTTATTAAGATTGCAGAGAGCGGAACCTCTCCGCATACGATCGCATTTCGCGAGGCAGCAGTCTCGGAAAAAGGTGACCAGGCGTTGATTACCGGTGCGAAGGCACTAGCGTTAACTGGGCTTGATTTGATCACAAAGCCTGAGTTGTTAGCAGGAATTAAAGAGGAATTTGAGAACAAGGTCCATGTGTGA
- a CDS encoding MetQ/NlpA family ABC transporter substrate-binding protein — MKKKLLVLLILIAGILAGCGSDDSASAGDSESEEVTLKIGLNGSGVPIWEFVKEKAAEEGINLELVEFSDYVRPNMALADGDIDLNAFQTVSYFDSFIEERNLDLAPIATTIIAPMGFYSEKIEDISEVPDGAKIALPQEATNMGRALLLAEKAGLITLEEGFDGNGDLSAIVENPKNLEFVPMVAAQTPRVLPDVTASIINNGVAVEAGFVPVEDAIFIEDDTATPYINIIAARSDEVDKEVFQKLVEIYQTEEVAAHIEEVFNDSLIPTFVPLDQIGW; from the coding sequence TTGAAAAAGAAATTATTGGTCTTATTAATTTTAATTGCAGGAATTCTGGCAGGCTGTGGCAGTGACGATTCAGCGAGTGCCGGGGACAGTGAAAGTGAAGAAGTAACATTGAAAATCGGTTTGAACGGTTCGGGTGTTCCGATCTGGGAATTTGTGAAAGAGAAAGCTGCGGAAGAAGGCATTAACCTCGAGCTTGTAGAATTCTCCGACTATGTTCGTCCTAATATGGCTTTAGCAGATGGCGATATTGATTTAAATGCTTTTCAGACGGTATCTTATTTTGATTCTTTTATTGAAGAAAGAAATCTTGATTTAGCACCAATTGCAACGACAATAATCGCACCAATGGGTTTTTATTCTGAAAAAATTGAAGATATAAGTGAAGTTCCAGACGGCGCTAAAATTGCACTGCCACAGGAAGCCACTAATATGGGGCGTGCGTTACTTTTAGCTGAGAAAGCTGGTTTGATTACATTAGAAGAAGGATTTGACGGAAATGGCGATCTGTCTGCTATCGTTGAAAATCCAAAAAATCTTGAATTTGTACCAATGGTTGCGGCACAGACACCGCGTGTATTGCCTGATGTTACGGCATCAATCATTAATAACGGGGTAGCTGTGGAAGCAGGCTTCGTACCAGTGGAAGATGCGATTTTTATTGAAGATGATACAGCGACACCTTACATCAACATCATCGCTGCACGTTCAGATGAGGTAGATAAAGAGGTCTTTCAGAAGTTAGTAGAGATTTATCAAACGGAAGAAGTGGCAGCACATATTGAAGAGGTATTTAATGATTCATTAATTCCTACATTTGTGCCGTTGGATCAGATTGGCTGGTAA